A region of Argentina anserina chromosome 5, drPotAnse1.1, whole genome shotgun sequence DNA encodes the following proteins:
- the LOC126795805 gene encoding uncharacterized protein LOC126795805, whose translation MRKLVNECKERVKSIVPRSVLLPSSSRKASSSSLDYDMSYSVPTSSEVESKKRKGMGSALERAFHNNAREQCDGEIARMFYTGGLAFNLARNPHYRNSYVHASTISGYIPPGYNALRTTLLQKERKNIELHMQPLKDTWKTKGVSICSDGWSDPQRRPIFNMIAANESGPMMLRAINSQGEVKTGEKVAELIIESIKAVGHENVIQIVTDNASNCVRAGALISEKYPSIFWTTCVVHTLNLAVKNICAPSLQTRNNDDVYAACSWIGPLSNDVSYVRNFIMNHSMRLVMFTEHCGLKLLTIASTRFASTLVMFRRFRKIKSGLQQMVINHK comes from the coding sequence ATGAGAAAGTTAGTGAATGAGTGCAAGGAGAGAGTGAAAAGTATTGTCCCTAGATCAGTTCTTTTGCCTTCTTCATCAAGGAAAGCTTCTAGTTCTTCACTTGACTATGATATGAGTTATAGTGTTCCAACATCAAGTGAAGTTGAGTCAAAGAAGAGAAAGGGAATGGGTTCAGCTTTGGAAAGAGCATTTCATAATAATGCTAGGGAGCAATGTGATGGTGAGATAGCAAGAATGTTCTACACTGGAGGTTTGGCTTTTAACCTTGCAAGAAACCCTCATTACCGCAATTCATATGTGCATGCTTCTACCATTTCAGGATATATTCCACCCGGTTATAATGCATTAAGGACTACACTTCTtcaaaaggaaagaaagaacaTTGAATTGCATATGCAGCCACTCAAGGATACATGGAAAACTAAGGGGGTGAGTATATGTAGTGACGGCTGGTCGGATCCACAAAGAAGACCTATCTTTAACATGATTGCTGCAAATGAGAGTGGTCCAATGATGTTGAGAGCAATAAATAGCCAGGGGGAAGTGAAAACGGGTGAGAAGGTTGCCGAATTGATTATAGAAAGCATAAAGGCAGTTGGTCATGAAAATGTGATTCAAATAGTCACCGACAATGCTTCTAATTGTGTAAGAGCCGGTGCACTTATATCAGAAAAGTATCCTTCCATCTTTTGGACAACATGTGTAGTCCATACCTTGAACCTTGCCGTGAAAAATATATGTGCACCTTCGCTGCAAACAAGAAATAATGATGATGTATATGCTGCTTGTAGTTGGATAGGGCCTCTTTCTAATGATGTTTCATATGTTAGAAATTTCATAATGAATCATTCAATGAGGTTGGTGATGTTTACAGAGCATTGTGGTCTTAAGCTCTTGACAATTGCTTCAACTAGGTTTGCCTCTACACTTGTGATGTTCAGGAGATTTAGGAAGATAAAATCTGGTTTGCAACAAATGGTAATCAATCATAAATGA